Within Paenibacillus albicereus, the genomic segment CGTTGTTCCATTCGTTCGAGCTTTCCTCGCCTGCCGAGGCGAGCTTTTCGAACACTTTGATGTTCCAGTCCGGCGCAAGCTCCTTCAGCAAGGCGCCCAGGGTGGCGCTCATGATGCCGGCGCCGATCAAGATCACGTCAGTTTGTTGTTGTCGATTGCTCACGTTTATCGTCCTTACCCATCAAATTTTTGAAGCCGGATCGACACGGATCCATAATCACTCCCACTAGTATAGCATGATTCGACGGCGCATTGTAGCAATCGCTCGAGTGCGATCTTCGCCTCGCTGTCGCGTTGGCGCAGCCGGTCCAAAGCCGCTCGCGCCGCGTTGGCATCGGTACCGATCCGCTTTGCGTGGGCGGAAAGCGGAGGAGCAATAATGCGCTTTGCATAACGTGGTGTCGCAACAGGAACGGATCGTTCCGCAGGACGGCGACGCCCGAGTCGCTCGGTTTTTCCGCGCAGCTCCTCCTGTTCGATCTCCTGTAGCCCCGAGTTGCTCGGTTTTTCCGCGCAACTCGTCCTGTTCGACCTCCTGTAACCCCGAGTTGCTCGGTTTTTCCGCGCAACTCCTCCTGTTCGACCTCCTGTAGCCCCGAGTCGCTCGGTTTTTCCGCGCAGCTCCTCCTGTTCGCCCTCCTGTAGCCCAGAGTTGCTCGGTTTTTCCGCGCAACTCGTTCGTTCCCGCTCCTGCACGCTCGAGGTGCTTGAGCAAGGGGGATTAGCATTAGCAGCTTTGCCTGCTTGCTGACGAATCCCTCCCTTACTAAAAAGGGAGGGGCAGTATGCGGGGCGAGGCAGAGCGGAGCGAGCCGATGCCTTTCGGAGAAGCGGCAGCGGTCCTCTTGGAAGACGGATGGCCTCCACATAGGAGGTCAGGAAATCGGGGCATCCGGCTTCCAGTGGAATCGGAGAAAGGCTCGGCTCGAGCAGCGGGCTTTCTGCCACCAAATCTGAAAGGCTCGGATCGAGCAGCGGGCTTTTTGCCACCAAATCTGAAAGGCTCGGATCGCGCAGCGGGCTTTCTGCCACCGAATCTGAAAGGCTCGGCTCGCGCAGCGGGCTTTCTGCTCACAGCGAAAAGGACGGTCGGCATCATGCGCCGTCCCGTCCTCCTTCAGCCGATCTACTTGCCGTAGCCGGCCGGATCCTCGCGCCACGCCTGCAGCGAGGCGAGCTGGCCGCTCTGCACGATGCCGCGCTCGGCCGCGACGTCGATCAGCGTCGTGTAGCCGGACAGCGTGCGCAGCGGCACGCCTGCTTCTTCAAAAGCCTTCTCGGCGCTCGCGAACTGATACGAGAAGATCGCCACGACCGCCTGCACTTCGGCTCCCGCTTCGCGGACCGCCTGCGCGGCCTTGATCGAGCTGCCGCCGGTCGAGATCAGATCCTCGATGACGACGACCTTCTGGCCCGCCGCGATGCGGCCCTCGATCTGATTCTGCTTGCCGTGCCCCTTGGCCTTGTCGCGGATGTAGGCCATCGGCAGGTTCAGCTTGTGCGCCACCCAGGCCGCGTGCGGGATGCCCGCCGTCGCCGTGCCGGCGATGACCTCGGCGTCCGGATAGCTCTCGCGGATGATCGCGGCGAAGCCTTCCGCCACCAGGTCGCGGATGTCGGGGTAGGACATCGTCAGCCGGTTGTCGCAGTAGATCGGCGACTTCAGCCCGCTCGTCCATGTGAACGGCTCCTCCGGCCGCAGCGCGACCGCTCCGATGTCCAGCAGCTTGGCTGCGATCTCGCGCGGAAGGCTTTCGACTTGAACGGTGCTCATGCTTGGATCAGCTCCTCGATGATGGATTCGATGGCGGCGCGCGGATCGGCCGCCTGGGTGATCGGGCGTCCGATCACCATGTAGTCCGTGCCGGCGCGCAGCGCGTCCTGCGGCGTCATGATGCGCGTCTGGTCGCCGACGTCGGAGCCGGACGGACGGATGCCCGGCGTGACCGTCTGAAAAGACGGGCCGCAGGTATCCTTGACGAGCTGCACTTCATGCGGCGAGGCCACGACGCCGTCCAATCCGGACGCGATCGCAAGCAGCGCGTAGCGGGCGACCGCCTCCTCGACCGTGCCGGGGATGCCGATCTCGTCGTTCAGCATCTCCTCGCTCGTGCTCGTCAGCTGCGTGACGGCGATGACCGTCGGGCGCGGCAGCGCCGGATCGGCGGCGAGCGCTTCCTCGACGCCGTCCATCGCCGCCTCCATCATGTCGCGGCCGCCAGCGGCATGGACGTTGAACATGTCGACGCCCAGTTTCGCGATGCTGCCGGCGCCGCCTTTGACGGTGTTGGGGATGTCATGCATCTTCACGTCGAGGAAGACGCGATAGCCGCGCTCCTTCAGCTGCCGGACGAAATCCGGCCCGGCGGCGTAA encodes:
- the pyrE gene encoding orotate phosphoribosyltransferase, whose translation is MSTVQVESLPREIAAKLLDIGAVALRPEEPFTWTSGLKSPIYCDNRLTMSYPDIRDLVAEGFAAIIRESYPDAEVIAGTATAGIPHAAWVAHKLNLPMAYIRDKAKGHGKQNQIEGRIAAGQKVVVIEDLISTGGSSIKAAQAVREAGAEVQAVVAIFSYQFASAEKAFEEAGVPLRTLSGYTTLIDVAAERGIVQSGQLASLQAWREDPAGYGK
- the pyrF gene encoding orotidine-5'-phosphate decarboxylase, with translation MSTTALSREQAAAKVMVALDYPDAASAEKLLEQLQGIPCYMKVGMQLFYAAGPDFVRQLKERGYRVFLDVKMHDIPNTVKGGAGSIAKLGVDMFNVHAAGGRDMMEAAMDGVEEALAADPALPRPTVIAVTQLTSTSEEMLNDEIGIPGTVEEAVARYALLAIASGLDGVVASPHEVQLVKDTCGPSFQTVTPGIRPSGSDVGDQTRIMTPQDALRAGTDYMVIGRPITQAADPRAAIESIIEELIQA